The Pangasianodon hypophthalmus isolate fPanHyp1 chromosome 25, fPanHyp1.pri, whole genome shotgun sequence nucleotide sequence aaaattgtttaaaagtaagctgtgtgtaaataataaaattagccgTGTTTAATAGTAAGTGAGCTAACATTACGCTAATAGTGATGGGTCGTTCTTGAACGATTCGTTCATTTTGAACGAATCTTTAATGTGACTCGGGAAGAGCGAGTCATCTCGGGGAGTGATTCACTCAGCTGCGCAGCATCCTATAGGTTCTGTACTGGAATCAGTTCACCTGCTTCGAGTCTTCGGTTCTGAGTCGTTTGGTCATCACGTGACAGTGACAGCCCCATAAGCTTAACCAGTGCAGCCTGagccggaaagagaattgatCAGTTCATCTCTCGAGTCTTTCGAGTCGTTTTCTTTTGTCACGTGACATGACAGCATTGGATGgagaaattagttaatttacaacCTTCCTTACAAACGGGTgcatagtaattattattattattattattattattataacataacACCACAGATCTTCAAGAAACAGTAACAGAAACATAGTGACAGAAATGgacaaacctttttttctttctaggaaaatgcttattacacatcttttgataattttatgataattcctaaatatgatccagcatacaaaaaatacagttttacgtTATAGTATTACTGACTGAGGTACTGATCCGGGAAGTGGTCACGTGATAAAAGACCGAACGACTCAAACCCGAAGACTTGTCAGGTAAGAGGTGAGGTGAGCTAATCATAGACTAAAGATCCAGGTAAACAATGAAGTAATGTCTTCTGTTTCTTATAGCATTgtagttttgtcttgtttgtagtgTGATCAACGTTTGCGTAAGTGGTAGATGTGTTAGGGAAGTAacacgtaacattttaattatattttgctacaatgaacgaaatgaacgaaatgactcgaaaaaagattcgttcattttgctgaacgagACTCAAAGATCCGAGTCGGTAAAATGATCCGAACTTCCCATCACTTTAATAGTAAGTGAGCTAACGTTACGCTAactgctgtgtgtaaataataaaattagccgTGTTTAATAGTAAGCGAGCTAACGTTATCAATGGCACATTGATTGTTCTTGAGTTTTTCCAGTAGCCAGTTCTTCATTCTCATGAATAAAGTATTCAGAGGAATATTTGGTttgtcttttttcatttcatctatgtatttgtgtaaatttggtTCATTCTGTAGATTGGAATGAACACAATATCGCGTGGTATCGTGATACTTCAGCCGGTATAGTATCGTAGGTATCGTGTATGGTATCGTGTATGGTATCGTGTATGGTATCGTGACAACCCTATTACATACTGCGGTTTCATGGACACTTTAAATGGAGATTTTGACCTGAATCTtgtccaatctggcaaccctgagcGGCCACCGGAGCGCGCGCCTGCGCTGCATTaacggtgtgtgtgtctcagttcTCTGTCCTAAAGCTTGTAGCTCTTTAAGTTTAATTTCCACGCAGTGTTCaggagaaacagagggagaaatAACCGAGCTATTTACCCGGTTTGTGGAAATGCAGGTCGCTGAACGCTGCGGTGACATGGATGTGAAAGCGCACGCGCCTGGGCCCGGATCCGTTACAGAAAACGGACACAAGCGCAAATCCCGCAGCAGAAGAggtaggaggaggagggggaagaGACGGAGGGGCAAAAAAGCCAACGAGCCACCGCCGTTTCTGCCCCCGGAGGTAAATTTTTACAGCAGTGGGCGTTCCCATGctgacagatttaaaaaaaaaaaaaaaaaaaaacggttaaTGCGCGTGAACACAAAAAACGGCGCGTGAAGTGAACGTTGCTGAGGCGATTGGAGCTTAGCTAGCAGCTAGCTAGGTGCTGTAAATAACTCCACAAAGAACAATGTTATTCACGTTTTATGCTCTTTAACAGCTAAACTtactaagaaaaataaatgcttaataaacagataaatgtacttcaactagccagctagctaatacATGTAAATCGGCTAAGTAAGTTAGACCTGAATAACAATATTCTGTAGTTTGTATAGTTTGTGAAGTGtaactagctaattagcttTCTAACTGTATAGCAAATTGCAATCTGTCAATCATAAAATCACCCATTACTGATAactttcaaaaatatataaatttttaccTGCAATACTCAAAGAGATTTAGCCCTGCTGCCCCAGCACTTCAGGTACCACTTTTAACAAATACCCTTCACATATTCACTTCAAACAGGAAAAGATTAAtacctcttaaaaaaaaacaaatactatTACAGCCCCAATTACCCCACAGCAAATTTCCCAAAACCAAATACCTCCACCATTGTATTCCATACCCAAATGCCATAAAACCAAATAACCCTACAGCCAAATGCCCCCAAACCATATACCCTCACACCTATATGTCCCAAAACCAAATAGCCCACTGTCAAAGGCCACACAGCCAAACGAACAGCCAAATTCCCTAAAACATATATCCCCACGGATCAATTCCCTAAAAACTAACTTCCCCCCACAGCCGAAAGCCTCCAAACCAAATAATCCCATGACAAAATAGCCCATACCCAAATATTCCAAAACCAAATAACTTATAGCCAAATGCCTCAAACCCAAATACCCCAACATCAAATTCCCTAAATCTAAATACCCAACAGCCAAATTCCCTTAAACAAAATATCCCCATATATCAATTCCCCAAAACCAAATATCACCACAGCCAAATTACCTAAAACTAACTTCCCCCCACAGCCAAAAGCCTCCAAATCAAATAATCCCATGACAAAATATCCCATAGCTGAACTGCTAGAGCAAAACAACCATTACGGCCACAAGTGTGCTGCTGAACATTTCAATGTGTCAGATTGATGTGGATTATCGTGTAATAAAATGTCATCTATCGTGTTTCAGGCCGAGGAGGGAAATATTGAGTACAAGGTACCGCATCTCCCACACAATGATATGACCTGTATGattcatacacactgtaacTATTAAATTcagctcacaaacacacacacaaacacacattctcagTGACGCCTGTCCCATTCTCAGCTGAAGCTGGTGAACCCAACGCAGTACCGCTTCGAGCACTTGGCAACGCAGCTGAAGTGGCGGCTGCAGGAGGGCCGAGGGGAGGCCGTCTACCAGATTGGCGTTGAGGACAATGGCCTTCTGGTGGGACTCACTGATAACGACATGAAGGCCTCCATAAACACCCTGCGCAGGATGGCTGAGAAGTATGGAGTCACTCTAACTCACCCTACCCCTGTACCCTAGCCCTATGCCCTAAAATAAGATCAACTGAAGCGACACTATTCTGAAGCATCCACTATATGAATATCACAGTATAATGGGATCTGATATAATCAATAATTAGTTTAACGTTAGGCATGATATCATCTTCAAGTGGATGGACACGATGTGTGTTCATCACTAAATGCCCCAAGTTCAAGTTATCTATAATGTCTATGAGACAAGTAACTGGGTGTTGAGTCATGgggttatatgtgtgtgttagtatgtatgtgtgtgtatgtgattgcaTGCAGGGTCGGTGCAGATATCACACTCTTGAGAGAGCGGGAAGTGGATTATGAGTCGGACAAACCCCGGAAAATCGCAGAGGTCCTCGTGAGGAAAGTTCCAGATAACCAGCAGGTCAGTGCTTGAATGTCATACAACTGTAGCAGGGTTTATTCAACAGGCAGTATGTGGACAATTAATGtactaaaaaataatataaatttccAAAAAGTCaacaaattaaatttatgtATTTTGACATATGGCTCCATGATGGCTCCATGATATATTTTGACTTATGGCTCCATGAGTCAGCAAAATGTTGCACGGTTTTGGACGTTTAGCACTCAGTTCAGTTTCTCAGTTGTACCTGCAGTTTTAATTGTTATAGTCTCCTGAGTAGTTGCCTTCATGCACATGGTACTGTAGCTTCTCTGCTGCACTCACACAATAGTAACTCGCTGTTTTTCCACACTATTGAAGAATATGTAGAATGATTGGATTAGTTTTTAATAACTGATGAATTAAAACCAGTCTGTCATAAAACTCAGTAAAATTTCATTCTCTCCTGTACTTTGTGTGTATAGTTTCTGGACCTGCGTGTGGCCGTGCTGGGGAACGTTGACTCGGGGAAGTCCACTCTCCTGGGCGTCCTGACGCAGGGTGAGCTGGATAACGGACGAGGTCGGGCTCGTCTCAACCTTTTCCGGCACCTGCACGAAATCCAGACGGGCCGCACGTCCAGCATCAGCTTCGAGATCCTCGGttttaacagcaaaggggagGTGAGACAGATGTGGGACATTACACCACAGGGCTCTTGAgatctcgaatctgattggtcgaaagatcagctctgacagtagcgcagctgcaaatcgcaggtttatattaatgcgctcgttctaatattgTTATCgctgctatagtaacagctcattcacagggacttgtacagtggatgctcatataaacagattaaatatcATGTGCAGTCACTGATGTGGTGAAGGAGGcttgtttaacatttacggaaggagtctccagtgtcagtgctttgtaacagtcagaggttgATTGCCAGGTGGTGAATTACAGCGAGTCACGCACGGCAGAGGAAATCTGCGAGAGCTCGTCTAAGATGATCACCTTCATCGATCTGGCCGGCCACCACAAGTACTTAAAGACCACCATCTTCGGCCTGACCAGCTACTGCCCCGATTTCGCCATGCTGGTGGTGGGTGCAAACACGGGCATCGGTGAGTGCAGGTTTCAGGAGACCGTTGTAAGAAATAATATCTTCTTGGCTATGTCCAAAAAACCTCCGATTTCTGATAATATGAGAATGCAAAACCTGAGCCTCCTTCATGGTGAAGTTTGATGCTTTAAGGCAGGGGTTCTCAACtttaaaagaatttccaagaaCCCACTTGTGATCACAGCGcagatttaattttaagaacAATATGCTATCGTGAAATGTGTCATGATACACGTATGTATCAACGTATCAATATGTATCATGAAATTCTTTAATTCTGGCCATTGGAGCTTttcattcctgaactttccgcttatccagatgtagatttgaaACACTGTGTATCATACTGATTGTAAAAttagtgttaattttttttttttttctaagttttgcttgtttttgaatttgtttttgtgatttaaaaaaagtagtagGGACACCCAGGATATACAGTaaatcacagacccctgggAGTCCCTGGACACAACTTTTATTAACGAAGGACTCAAGTGCTTCCAAAGAAGTCAATAAACAGCGTCGTTAGATAACTGATAACGCTCCCATACCCATATTCACAGGcctactgtaaaaaaaaaaaaaaaaaaaaagtaccaccAGACTAATGGGTAAATGTTAACATATATATCTCCTCACCTGCTAGAAGGCTAAACCTGTCTGCTCCTCCCCTTCCTGTCGGTCAGCGGGCACCACGCGGGAGCACCTGGGTCTGGCTCTGGCGCTGAAGGTGCCCGTGTTTGTGGTGGTCAGTAAGGTGGACGTGTGTGTGGGCGGCGCTGTGCAGAAGACCGTGCGGCAGTTAGAGAGGCTGCTCAAGCTGCCCGGCTGCAACAAGGTTCCCATGCTGATCTCCAACCGCGATGACGCCGTCACCGCTGCCCAGCGCTTCGCCCAGTCCTCCAGGTACACACtccgtgtgtgtatgtctatgtGTGAATGATATAGATATTTATGAAGCTGTATTTATTGTCTGGCGTTTCTCTGCACTAAGACACTCATCTTGATCATTTCCTTTTCTCCCGTTGCTGCTTTACCCCATCACACCAACCCTGTGTGCAGCATCACGCCGATCTTCACACTGTCGAGTGTTTCTGGGGAGAACCTGGATCTGCTGAAGGTTTTCTTCAACATCCTGCCCCCCCTCAGCAACAGCAAAGAGCAGGAGGAGCTCATGCAGCAGCTCACCGAGttccaggtacacacacacacacacacacaaacacacacacacacacacacccctgataTATTTATCCAGTGTATCAGAGATACGTTTAACGTCACCAACAATTCAATACACAATGATCTTGAGCTGCTTTAAtagaatgatgaaaaaaaaaaaaatagagtaatataatatttatttttttaatgttaagccTTCACCCTGACCGTGTTTTGCAGGTTGACGAGATCTACAGTGTGCCTGATGTAGGAACAGTTGTCGGGGGAACACTCTACAGGCGAGTGTTTTATCAGGCGATGATAACACAGCTTCAATgatcattgtttttttatttttattttggctcCCACGCCTACTCCACCTGGttagttatttgttatttactagctacagttttttttttcagattggGGGTCATCATGGTAACTGTggtaaaagaaaagacaactgAGTGTCAGTTTTACCGACTGAGAAATTATCTTGCTAAATTAATTACCATTCTATTTTAGCTGCTTTGCATGAGTAGATTACGTTAGCAAGCTTGGTAGACTTTGCATCATCCTCTGAGTTTCATGTTAATTCTTCCGAGTCCTGCAATGTCGCTTGCGTGAAAAGCCAGTGGAAAATGTGGCGAGCAAGCCAAGCATATGCTACCCTAACCAGCTTTGTTGGAATGAATTCTGTCACAGTTCCCAAGAAAACCAAAtcgaaacaaacaaaaatgatgtcataacaataacaatgtaaacaaatcTGTCAcagtaaaaaagcaaaaaatttcTGTTACAACGAAaacaatagaaaataaacaaaaattctCACaaggaaaacaaatgaaagcaaacaaaaatgatgtcacagcaaaaacaactaacaaaaaaattctcacagtacaaaaaaggaagcaaacaaaaacaacaaaaaaaaaaacagaaaattgtcTGTctcaacaaccaaaaaaactgtcataacaaaaatgaaagcaaacaaaaacaaacaaacaacaaacacaacCATAACAAAAGAATATGTTCACAGCGAAACATGATCTgtcacaacaaaaacaaaagcaaacaaaaaatatctatTACAACAAAAACAGCCAGTTTTGGTAATTGTTTAAATGAACGTTTTCACAATGAAGCAAACTAATTATTTGTCACAACAGAACACCATTGCATTatcttcttaaaataaaaactaaagatAAACTAAAGATAAGTACTGTTTCTACAATGTGTTCATGTTaacctttttgtgtgtgtgtgtgtgtgtagcggtgTGTGTCGTGAGGGAGACCGCTTGGTGGTGGGGCCTACAGATGAGGGGAAGTTCTTGCGGTTGAAGGTGTGCAGCATGCAGAGGAACCGCTCGGCCTGCAGGGTTCTCCGAGCCGGACAGGCGGCTACGCTGGCACTCGGCAACTTCGACCGCTCGCTACTGCGCAAGGTAAAGTTCTGCAGCATAgctacagttgtatgcaaaagtttagGCGCCCCTGGCCATATCACATATTGTGTAGACTTTTGAAATGTAGAGAAGTAAACACAATCTCTGCAACAACCTATTTTCTGCAAAATAGTAATTACGGCATGTTCATTATGGCATTTTGGACACCCTACTAAGTCATTATTTAGTACTGATGGTTATGAGAACACTGACATAACTGTTAGACCCGCTGTGGTTAACAGCCCCACTGAGTATAtcaaatgttttgtgtgtgtgtgtgtgtgtgtgtgtgtgttagggcaTGGTGATGGTGAGTCCTAAGATGAACCCCACTATCTGCTGGCAGTTTGAGGCAGCCATCGTGCTGCTGTTCCACGCCAAGACATTCCGCAGTGGCTTCCAGGTCACGGTCCATGTCGGAAATGTTCGGCAGACGGCCACGGTGGAGTGCTTACTCGGCAAGGTGGGCGTGGCTGTTTTGTCCTCCTCTCATTACTAGCTCATTGACAAACTCTTAGTCATGGGTGTGTTAgtccagtgtgtgtgaatagtgGGGGAGAATGAATATGAAAACGTTGCAAGTTTATACTGttgcatatttgtgtgtgtgtgtgtgtgtgtgtgtgatgtgcaggAGGAGCTGCGCACCGGCGAGAGGGCCGTAGTGTGCTTCCGCTTCCTGAAGCACCCCGAGTACCTGCGCATTGGAGCAAAGCTACTGTTCAGAGAGGGCGTGACCAAGGGCATCGGTCATGTGACCCACCTGGTGCCATCTGGTCAGAACAGCGCACATGACCAGAACCACAAACCACACCAGAACCACAActagagagcgagagcgagagtgagagagagagagagagagagagagagagagagagcactatGTGGGGAGGCGGGTcgatataaacatttatgtgaCACCTATTTAAACAGCGTCTACGCTGATGTCAGCCAGTAGGACATGGTTTGGGGCGGGGTTTGAGGCGGGGTTTCCCGTTCaggtgaaaaaaatgtctttagctACAAACCCACttacaacaaacaacaaaatttTCTAATGCTAAAATTCCTAGTGAATTCACACCCCTGCCTGCtcacttctgattggctgacaggtgCCTGTGACTTTCTTATATCGGAACGCCTCTAATGCAGACGTGGTGAAATATTTTAATCTAAATGTATGCCCTCGATACTATGTAATAATGTTGAAATGTAACCATGACGACGAGCTTAAATTACGGTTTTGGCTGTAGGCGTATATTTACTCTTCGCTCCTGCTTTTGCTGTTGCGCAGCTAAACAAAAATTTACAATGACGTCGATTTACACAGCGAGGAATTCTTTATAGGCTACTCAGATACTAACCTCTGAGACATAGCCATAACAACAATCGTATAACGGTAGTTTTTAGAGATGAACTAGAGAGATAGCTAAAAAAATGAGTTATTTTCATTTCGTTCATTTATAAGGAGGCATAACATACACAACCCCATGAGGGAGAAGGCTaaagtgtgtggtttgggacacacccacagtggCCTAATTCCCCAATATGGTGTCTACTATCCTATAATGTGAATAGAGTGTGAGGTTACTATGTGGGATGTATCCATAGTAACCTGATTCTCCTTTATGGCATTAACATGACCTAAATAGTGAATAGATTGCATGTAGTTTAGGACACATCCACAATGGCCTAATTAGGGTGTACGggttgggacacgtccacagtggTCTAATTCTCCACTGTGGTGTTTGTTTGCCCTATATAGTGAGTTATGGTGTGTGCTTTGGGACATGACCACAGTAGGATGATGGTCAGATGTTTGTGACAGTATGTGTCTGGCCTGTATActgaatagtgtgtgtggtttgggacatgaCCACAGTGGCCTGATTCTCTgtttatcagaatcagaatccaCTTGAGcgtacaaggaatttgttgccGGTTTAAAGTGATCCTACAGTGCACATTTGCACACATACAAACGCTACACTAAAGCACTGAACATGAACAAGACATTTAGTAATACAAACACCAAATGACAGCTACCACATGACAGTTTACAGTGCAAACATAACACAATCTTAATGACCACTCACACAGAACAGTTAACACACTGGCACATGACAGTAAAGTGATATTACAATGCAGTGAccagtttgttagaaaaaaggatatgttgctgttgctgttgttgttgttcttcttctggctGCTCCTGtgaggggtcgccacagtggatcattggtccgagTTTTAAACAGCGTCTACGCTGATGTCAGCCAATAGGACATGGTTTGAGGCGgggtttgatttggcacagtttttaacaccggatgcccttcctgatgcaaccctccccactTTTTTCccggcttgggaccagcactgtcgtgtgcaacccagtggctggagttggttccctggccaggaatcgaacccaggccgtGGCAGAGAGAGCGCTgaagcctaaccactagtcctccagggaccctagaAAACATATATGTATTgcatagtaaataaatatattgcacATGTTATTGGTATTGCacgaaaagggaaaaaaggtatagtgtaaatgttaaaaatcaagAATGAATTGAGGTTTATAGGATGGTGTTTATAATCTGTGTAGCCACTGGGATAAACTATTCTGGAAGTTCTTGTCCCGATTAGTCTGTAGCGCCTACCAGAGGGTAGGAGTCTGAACAGGTTGTGTGGGGGATGTGAGGGGTCCCTTATGAGTCTCCCAGCCTGTTTCTTGACATGGGACATGTACAGGTCCTGGATGGAGGGCAGGTTGGTCCCGATGATGCACTCTGCCGACCTTACAACCCTTTGACGTCTGCGCTTTCCCAGTTGGGTGACAGAGCTGAACCAGCTGGTAACTGATGAGCACAGTGTGGGCTCAGTGGTAGAGAATTGGCACAGCAGCTCCTTGGGCAGGTTGTGCTTCCTCGGTTGATGGAGAAAGTATATCCTCTGCTGTGCTTTGTTGGTGATGTTCCTTTCCCACTTCAAGTCCTTGCAGATGGTAGTGCTGAGGAACTTGAAAGACCTTGAGTGCTGGACACAGTGTAACCGTGGATCATGAGTGGAGGCAGAGGAGTAGGGTCTTTTTTGAAGTCCCCTGTCCTCTCCACTGTCTTGCTGGTGTTTAGCTCCAGGTTGTTGTGTCTGCACCCCAGGGCACCATAGGGATCCACCTCCTGCCTGTATGCAGACTCGTCACCGTCCTGGATGAGGCCAGTGACTGTGGTGTCATCGGCAAATTTCAGGTTCTTGACAAATGTGTCCCCAGAGGGAACCCCAGGGGAGCACCGGTGCGAGTGCTGGATGTTATTTCTCCCAATGTCACCTGCGGCTCTCTGTTCGGGAGG carries:
- the gtpbp2b gene encoding GTP-binding protein 2b isoform X1; protein product: MQVAERCGDMDVKAHAPGPGSVTENGHKRKSRSRRGRRRRGKRRRGKKANEPPPFLPPEAEEGNIEYKLKLVNPTQYRFEHLATQLKWRLQEGRGEAVYQIGVEDNGLLVGLTDNDMKASINTLRRMAEKVGADITLLREREVDYESDKPRKIAEVLVRKVPDNQQFLDLRVAVLGNVDSGKSTLLGVLTQGELDNGRGRARLNLFRHLHEIQTGRTSSISFEILGFNSKGEVVNYSESRTAEEICESSSKMITFIDLAGHHKYLKTTIFGLTSYCPDFAMLVVGANTGIAGTTREHLGLALALKVPVFVVVSKVDVCVGGAVQKTVRQLERLLKLPGCNKVPMLISNRDDAVTAAQRFAQSSSITPIFTLSSVSGENLDLLKVFFNILPPLSNSKEQEELMQQLTEFQVDEIYSVPDVGTVVGGTLYSGVCREGDRLVVGPTDEGKFLRLKVCSMQRNRSACRVLRAGQAATLALGNFDRSLLRKGMVMVSPKMNPTICWQFEAAIVLLFHAKTFRSGFQVTVHVGNVRQTATVECLLGKEELRTGERAVVCFRFLKHPEYLRIGAKLLFREGVTKGIGHVTHLVPSGQNSAHDQNHKPHQNHN
- the gtpbp2b gene encoding GTP-binding protein 2b isoform X3 — its product is MCVYVIACRVGADITLLREREVDYESDKPRKIAEVLVRKVPDNQQFLDLRVAVLGNVDSGKSTLLGVLTQGELDNGRGRARLNLFRHLHEIQTGRTSSISFEILGFNSKGEVVNYSESRTAEEICESSSKMITFIDLAGHHKYLKTTIFGLTSYCPDFAMLVVGANTGIAGTTREHLGLALALKVPVFVVVSKVDVCVGGAVQKTVRQLERLLKLPGCNKVPMLISNRDDAVTAAQRFAQSSSITPIFTLSSVSGENLDLLKVFFNILPPLSNSKEQEELMQQLTEFQVDEIYSVPDVGTVVGGTLYSGVCREGDRLVVGPTDEGKFLRLKVCSMQRNRSACRVLRAGQAATLALGNFDRSLLRKGMVMVSPKMNPTICWQFEAAIVLLFHAKTFRSGFQVTVHVGNVRQTATVECLLGKEELRTGERAVVCFRFLKHPEYLRIGAKLLFREGVTKGIGHVTHLVPSGQNSAHDQNHKPHQNHN
- the gtpbp2b gene encoding GTP-binding protein 2b isoform X2; amino-acid sequence: MKASINTLRRMAEKVGADITLLREREVDYESDKPRKIAEVLVRKVPDNQQFLDLRVAVLGNVDSGKSTLLGVLTQGELDNGRGRARLNLFRHLHEIQTGRTSSISFEILGFNSKGEVVNYSESRTAEEICESSSKMITFIDLAGHHKYLKTTIFGLTSYCPDFAMLVVGANTGIAGTTREHLGLALALKVPVFVVVSKVDVCVGGAVQKTVRQLERLLKLPGCNKVPMLISNRDDAVTAAQRFAQSSSITPIFTLSSVSGENLDLLKVFFNILPPLSNSKEQEELMQQLTEFQVDEIYSVPDVGTVVGGTLYSGVCREGDRLVVGPTDEGKFLRLKVCSMQRNRSACRVLRAGQAATLALGNFDRSLLRKGMVMVSPKMNPTICWQFEAAIVLLFHAKTFRSGFQVTVHVGNVRQTATVECLLGKEELRTGERAVVCFRFLKHPEYLRIGAKLLFREGVTKGIGHVTHLVPSGQNSAHDQNHKPHQNHN